The window CGTCGGCGAAGAGCTCGCGGGTATCCAGGGGCTCGGGCAGTTCGACCCATACCTGGTAGCCACCCTCAGGGCGCTGCCACTCCGTGCCTTCGGGCATCTCGGCTTCGAGGCTCTCCATCAGCGTATCCCTCCGCTCGCGTAGCTTGCGGCGCAAGGTGGCCAGATGCCGATCGTAGGCGCCACTGCGAAGGAAATCGGCGAGCGCGGCCTCCAGCGGCAAAGCGCCCCCGAGATCCGCGGCATGTCGCAGGGCGAGCAATCCGTCGACATGACGACCGCAACCCACCACCGCACCACAACGCAGGCCCGGAAAGAGGGATTTCGAGAAGGAGAGCAGCTGGACGACCAGTCCCTCCTCGTCGAGCGCCATCAACGAGGGGACCGGGCGGCCCGTGAAGCGTAGATCCATCTCATACGCGTCCTCGAGCACCGGCTTGCCATGTCGGCCCGCAATCTCCAGCAGCTCCTGCCGGTGCGCTAGATCCGTGGTCGTGCCCATCGGATTGTGAAACGTCGGGATCGTGTAGAAGAGCTTCACGTCCGAACGGCTCAAGACCCGGTCGAGCGCATCCAGATCCGCGCCATCCTTCCGCATGGGCACGGGCACGACATGGATGCCGAGACCGATCGCGGCCGCCAGGGCGTTCTGATAGGTCGGCTCCTCGACGGCCACCGTATCCCCGGCTTCGGCGAAGAGACGCAGCCCCAGGGAAATAGCCTGGCTCGCGCCCTGGCAAAGGACGATCTGGTCACCTTGCACCTGGCTGCCCGCTGCCCGGAGTCGTTC is drawn from bacterium and contains these coding sequences:
- a CDS encoding PLP-dependent aminotransferase family protein; amino-acid sequence: MIDLQIERSGDRGIGAPVYLQIAGQIRDRVVAGALVPGDRLPPIRELARSLGVNRDTVCTAYETLAAEGVVDARVGRGTFVRGLRPRVGGATLPVQTRLAGVTQRLLDLESTRVAYGDTANAIQLQALKPDPSLFPAEAFRRALNRTFATQGPELLDYGDPQGDPGLREAVAERLRAAGSQVQGDQIVLCQGASQAISLGLRLFAEAGDTVAVEEPTYQNALAAAIGLGIHVVPVPMRKDGADLDALDRVLSRSDVKLFYTIPTFHNPMGTTTDLAHRQELLEIAGRHGKPVLEDAYEMDLRFTGRPVPSLMALDEEGLVVQLLSFSKSLFPGLRCGAVVGCGRHVDGLLALRHAADLGGALPLEAALADFLRSGAYDRHLATLRRKLRERRDTLMESLEAEMPEGTEWQRPEGGYQVWVELPEPLDTRELFADALRAGVLIAPGFQFLHDGRASRGMRLSIGLSNPEEIRRGIALLGALVRERLGARKARRAHVHV